A window from Triticum aestivum cultivar Chinese Spring chromosome 6D, IWGSC CS RefSeq v2.1, whole genome shotgun sequence encodes these proteins:
- the LOC123141135 gene encoding protein Rf1, mitochondrial isoform X1: MKQRGFVPDVGTYNSIIDAMCKARAMDKAKLVLRQMVDSGVRPDIVTYNKLIHGYSISGQFEEVVTLLEKMRSQGVKPTVFTCNTVMDYLCKHGRIKEAAEFFYSMVEKGHKPNIVSYAIMLHGYAKEGSLVEMTDLCELMARDGIVSYLHCFNILINAYAKCGMMDVAILFFKDMLKQGVNPDEVTYLAVIAGYCRVGMMDDAMEKFNEMIGMGVPHNATVYRCMIQGYLNHGDFLKAKELITEMKTKGIHPRLSKSQGIDPGYLMSQLFPGA, from the coding sequence ATGAAACAGCGGGGGTTCGTGCCTGATGTGGGGACATATAATTCCATTATTGATGCAATGTGCAAAGCAAGAGCAATGGACAAGGCAAAATTGGTCCTTCGACAAATGGTTGATAGTGGGGTTCGACCGGATATTGTGACATATAATAAACTGATTCATGGATATTCCATTTCGGGCCAGTTTGAAGAGGTCGTTACGTTGTTGGAAAAAATGAGAAGTCAAGGTGTCAAACCAACTGTTTTTACTTGCAACACAGTCATGGACTACCTTTGCAagcatggaagaatcaaagaaGCTGCAGAATTTTTTTATTCCATGGTTGAGAAGGGCCATAAACCTAATATAGTCTCATATGCTATTATGCTTCATGGGTACGCTAAAGAAGGATCCCTTGTTGAAATGACTGATCTCTGTGAGCTGATGGCAAGAGATGGTATTGTATCCTATCTCCATTGTTTCAACATACTGATTAATGCATATGCTAAGTGTGGAATGATGGATGTGGCTATTCTTTTCTTCAAAGACATGTTGAAGCAGGGAGTGAACCCTGATGAAGTCACATATTTAGCAGTGATAGCTGGGTATTGCAGAGTGGGCATGATGGATGATGCTATGGAAAAATTCAATGAGATGATCGGTATGGGAGTACCACATAATGCAACTGTTTACAGGTGCATGATTCAGGGTTACTTAAATCATGGTGATTTCTTGAAAGCAAAGGAATTGATTACTGAAATGAAGACCAAGGGTATCCATCCTAGACTGTCGAAAAGCCAAGGAATTGATCCAGGGTACCTCATGAGTCAACTGTTTCCAGGTGCATGA
- the LOC123141135 gene encoding protein Rf1, mitochondrial isoform X2 produces MPRVRPGSSSGTVSSHANQLLNKLKDHVGSGTLQPERAHQLFDKLLRQAVPISACALNGLFAALARALPSAACTDGPALAIALFNRMAREGRWVIAPNMYTYTILIDCSCRSRRPDLGPAFFGRLLKTGITADVCTFSSLFKCLCDMKRIDEAVGVLLHRMPGDMPDVISYSTILKGFCNEGRSQLALDLLQMMVKKGAGQSPDVVSYNMVINGFFKEVK; encoded by the coding sequence ATGCCACGCGTCCGACCCGGCTCCTCCTCCGGCACCGTCTCCTCACACGCCAACCAGCTGCTAAACAAGCTCAAGGATCATGTCGGCTCTGGGACACTCCAGCCGGAGCGCGCACACCAACTGTTTGACAAATTGCTGCGCCAAGCTGTTCCCATATCTGCGTGCGCACTCAATGGCTTATTTGCCGCCCTCGCGCGTGCGCTGCCCTCCGCTGCCTGCACCGACGGCCCTGCTCTAGCCATTGCTCTCTTCAACCGCATGGCTCGAGAGGGCCGCTGGGTGATAGCGCCCAACATGTACACCTACACCATACTAATTGACTGCAGCTGCCGCTCGCGCCGCCCTGACCTAGGGCCCGCCTTCTTCGGCCGCCTCCTCAAGACAGGCATCACGGCGGACGTCTGCACCTTCAGCAGCTTATTCAAGTGCCTCTGTGACATGAAGCGGATAGACGAGGCTGTGGGAGTGCTGCTTCACAGGATGCCCGGAGACATGCCTGATGTCATCTCCTACTCAACAATCCTCAAGGGCTTCTGCAACGAGGGGAGGAGCCAGCTTGcacttgatctgctccagatgatgGTCAAAAAAGGAGCTGGCCAGTCACCCGACGTGGTATCATACAACATGGTAATCAATGGCTTCTTTAAGGAGGTGAAGTAA